The DNA segment CAAATAATTTCTAAAAATCGCTGCTCTCGACCGATTGTGGCGACACTTCACTGCGCGTTCTTAAGGCGCCCCTGCCTCGCTGACGTCAAGTGGGCAATCTTAGCGAGCATTCTCATTGGGCGAGCCGAAGTGACGGGATGGGTGCTGTCccgatgccttttttttttatttctggcacGTCGTCGTGTATGAGTTGGGAAGCAGCATTTTTAATCGTCGATATATATATCCTCGGTGTTTCTTCAGCTATAGCTTAAAATTTTTTGCGGTGCGGTGACGAAATACCGATAACTCGTGCGCTTTTCCGAACCTCAGTATATATCACTTTATGGtccctttaaagatccccaggtggtcgaaattattccggatacctccactacggcaccgctctcttctttcactcccaacttTCTCCACCgggaagcgagacagttacttcgcctttcatttcctctaaaCCAATTTGTTTCCACCCGAGAGCGGCACCCGCGCAGGGTGTGACGCGCGCTCGTACAGGTCGCAAGTTTTGTGGAAACCAACATATACTATATGTCACACCATGTCGTTTGCGATGTTGCTTAGACTAAGCTGCACTGCGTAACAACCTGATGACGATGGTGCAAATTAAGTTTCAGGCCTCTTCTGACAGCAAAAAGAGATTTAAATAAAGGCATGTGCCAAGACTACGCACGCACATTTTAGGATTCTGACTGCGCGATCGAATTTATGTCTGCAGTTTCTCATCCAACAAGTTCGCCAAGCGGCCAAGGCCAGTCGAATCCTGAAatgagcaaactacccaccgaGCTTAAGGGAAGTCCCGCCATACGATCCTAATAAAGTTTCTTCTCTCCCTTGTATTTttccatctgcctcctcccatcatcatcatgtcCCGtcatgaccctcttttttctcctcttcccgttccccagtgcagagtagcaggccagatatttatttttcaggccagcctctttctcttcttttctaccTCTCGAGCactgagaaaagaaagtaaaagctGGACATGACGCGTGCCAGCGCGTTCGCCCCTGCAGCCAGGTGTGAGCACCCCGTCTGATATCCGCAACGAGAAAAAGTTCGTATTGTACTGCGCATATGCTCTACACGGCATCTATTACGTGAACTGAAAGTCTTACATACGGGCTCAAATGCACATTTACCTTGGGAGAAACAGCCTGTAGCGCTTTCTTAGGTGCTATCAAGTTGCCACGTGTAAACATAGGAAAACAGTTGAAGAAGAAGTTAGCGACGTTGCGGCGCAAGGCTACAGATACGTGGACCCCTGACCCAGGCTGGCAGTCGGCACCTTGGCAACTGAGTCGCGGAGTGGCATCCATCATGCGCGAGATTGTCCACATCCAGACAGGCCAATGCGGAAACCAGATTGGAGCGAAGGTAAGCCGCCTCTTTCGCCTCGGGATATTTCGTGGCCGGAGCTGTCGCGACTTTCTTACGACCTCAGTGCCTGTTCCGAAGCGTTTTACGCTAGCGATTGCGTTGCGGCCTTAACACCGTGCTCTAGGATGTAGTTTCAGGCTACGGGTTTAAGTACTTAACTTGTAAAAAAGTCATGGCTGGTAGTAGCCGCACTGCTTTTGTACTTAGTCGTGCCTTCTGTGCGTAGCACTTTGCGCCCCGGCGCAAGTGTAATCTCTGGATCTTGACCTTTGTTTTCGAGTTGACATTTTACTTGCCGCTCGCTATTTGAGTGTCTTGTTGGTTTATGTCACCTACCTGAGCCTTTACCGTCGTTCTTGGCGGAGAGGAGACATGTAGCAGTCTTAGGCCCACTGACTGCCTCAAAAGGGACCACGCGGAGGCCGGGGATACTTTAATGGGATTTTTTCCCGTATCGTCTAGGTTTTGCGCCTGACGCTATTCAATGGACTGAAGTGCTTTAGGCTCTGCCAGTTTTTCGTCATCAGGAACGCTGATGATTATGAGCCCCAGAATGCCACCTGAACCGGTTTCAGCTATGATGTTTAAGGTCTTTGGAGTTATTTCGTGTTAGAAGCGAATTCATGTCTCTAAATGTGCTTTGATAGTGGTCGCTGCTCACTGTGACACCATGATGAGTACCGATGTCTTTACACGTTTGCAGTTTTGGGAGGTCATTTCCGATGAGCACGGCATCGATCCAAGCGGAGCCTACTATGGTGATTCCgacctccagttggagcgcatcaatgtctactacaaCGAGGCCCCCGGTACACGCCTTCCTGTATttcggttgataatttcactttgGAACTTTCTCGTACCGTAGAGCGCGCTTTGCTCTTTAACGCTGTTAAACTGACCCCTGGCCTCTCAGCGGAGCATCTTGAGCGGCACGCCCTGGCGAGTTTTACACCGTAAAACCGATCGCGGATGATTTTGATTAGTCGCACTGAACGCGTCATGgcctcttctgcttgcggcatgttATGCCAGTGCAGTTGTTCAGGCCACATTGTTTTCAGCACACCTAGGTTCACTTCGAACGTTCTTCatcaaaaacgatttttttttctcacaaatcaGGATTGTTCACAATTCCGCTTACGGAGTCATGAATCATAACCTGGTCAGGTTTGACGATGACATACCGTTAGTCTCACCTCGACAAAGTTTCCCCGTGTTGTCGTGGGTGGGATAAAAGTTTTTATGCCATGTTTGCCAACAGTAACGTTGTTGTgcttcagtggctatggcgttcggctttAGCGTCATCGTGGGATCGGATCTTGaggcagcggccgcatttcgatgtaggctaaATGTTAAGACATGTGCTCGGTGATGTTATTGCACGTGAAACAGCCCCAAGTGGACCAAAGTAGTCCGTACGCCTGCATTACTGCCCCTCTGATAACCCAGTAGCGCCTTACCAATTATAATACTATGTACCGCATTAAACGTTTAGTAATAGAGAACAGAATGGCTTAAAACAACGTTAATTGCAGTAACTATATTTTAATGCATTTAAATTATCCTAATCACATTGTAAGTGGTTTTGCTACTCCAACCAAATTTAATAAATATTGTTGAAGCTGCTGTTTAAGGATTggacgacggggggggggggagggggtctagGGCTATTATTGTGCTGCTTTTATCAGCTGTCACATCTTTATTGTTAGCAGGAtctcttttctttgcttcttttgcttatttctttgtgatgcacGCATGGCTTGTAACCACACAAACGTACTTTTGTTGCACCTAAGtgacatttattttttgtttgaggagataaatacgtgcctcgggccatcctggttgacctggagccgggaaccatggaGGCCGTCCGCTCGGGACGCTTCGGACAACTATTCCGGCCGGACAACTTCGTGTTCGGTAAGAAGTTGCTCGTCATTTCCTGAGCAACATATTTAATTTTGCACCATTCCATCTTAAAGCACACTAAATCAGCACACTCACAAGAGCGCACGATATAGACTAAACTTTAATGCGCAGAACTGGCTAAAATTTGTGCCCATATCTCTGTACGCACTGCGTACCCTTGTTGAGTTCAATCCAGTCCACGTGCCAGTCAGTTTCATGCAGCCACGAAATCAAGTGCCTTTGAGTTGAATATGAAGTCATTTTTATAAGTTCCGTTAGAAGGGTCCCCAAGACTCACGCGTAAGCTTGAAGGTTCAACACGACTTTAATGTGCAGCGAAACGGGCGTAAGTACGAGAGTGGCAATATATGTGCTATTTCCAAATTAAGATTCTATCCGCAGTTGGTACACCGCAGAACACAACGCCCCACATCACTCCAGCAAAACGGGTATGTGACATATTAATTAATGACTGGATGTAGTCCTCAGCGGGAGAAATCTGgcagagtgcaaaaaaaattagGACAGCGATAAAAGATGGGTCCTGCAGAGAGCCTCCTTCTGTCCTCGTCTTGTCTGCCACATAGCTCTTTAACCAGAGTGACTTAGTGCCGAGATTGAGTTCTGAAGGCCGAGTAAAACATAGCCATCACTTGTTATAGTCTTTACATGCCTGAAAACTAATTAAATTATTTCACACGTAACAGCATCCTAATATTATCCAAACTTAACTTTACCTATGAAATGCGGTGTTAATCCCCCTATTGGCTACGGCCATCAGGCCACTTAAGTCAATTTTTGTTGCCTTTCTGGCTGCTGTGTGAAGTGTGTTTGGATAGTGGCTTTCCTTTATTGCATATTCCAGTACTGATTTTCTTCAggatacagtttgtgcaagtataCGCCTTTCACAACCTGCCCCTTCAGGTCAGGGTGGTGCtggcaacaactgggccaagggccactacaccgagggtgctgaactggtggaCTCTGTGCTCGACGTTGTGCGCAAGGAGGCGGAATCCTGCGACTGcatgcagggattccagctgacccactccctgggcggtggtactggatctggcatgggcacactgctcatctcgaagatccgtgaagagtaccccgatcgcatcatgaacacctacagtgtagtgccctctccaaaggtgtgtgacattatctgcaggacccaatttcagcatctttgaaacaaatcaaacatgacatttcggccttgctttataaggcgtcttccttgaattttgattagtcgttaagcacaaagttctcattctcttcctacggctacctctaggtttcggacactgtcgtcgagccctacaatgctactttgtcagtgcatcagcttgtggagaacaccgacgagaccttttgcatcgacaacgaagcactctacgacatctgcttccggacgctgaagctcacgactcccacctacggagaccttaaccacttggtttctgcaacgatgtcgggtgtgaccacatgcctgaggtaagtatttcgcagcttcgttcaaggggccacttaagcgcctcatgcatgatcataaagagcccaaagaggtcgacaccatccgccgaattgctagttccgacggcagtgatcggttcattatggaacaagcactgcaaagactttggtcgccaaggtcttttacaaaatatttagagtaatacactacagctaatctccatgtataaagtgcatgtggtggcaatattctcagaaaatacaatgacgagcaagaaagcaaataaaagcaccctCACCGTCCGCAAAAAACCTAACAAACACCGCACCTGCTAtagccagcaaagcagctgctcaaggaagctttgaaaatcacttcaaggaaagtgaattcggcagcggcagcaataaCGAGAAGGCGGCTGTCGTCGGGAATAATGGAGCGGCGCCTAATCTACGGCATGCGATTGCACACATTGGGAATAAAATGGCCGTGTTTAACCACTGTACCTCAGAAAACTCATGAGGCGAAAAGGTAAATTAAGGCCTCGCGCTGTAAATGATGAAAAACTACTCTGTTCAAAAAGCAAACATCTCAAATCTCTTCAAAATAATTTAGCTGTGTGTCACTGGAGAATGCTTTTTGAACTGTTTCTCCTTTACAAAGTgcacatttatctcgttcagcTCCTTAATCCTAGCGTACAGGACCTCCATATAAAGCCCCACGTACAGTGAAATCAGTTATCCCCGTTTTCTCTTCGGGAAAAGGGAATACAAATTCCCACGTTTTGGTATGAAAGTTTTTCTTCGATAAATAGTGGCACTTCCTGAGGAAGTTGGGAGCAGAGTACCACATTAGCCTGctgagcagtcagtatggaatgaatactggttgccattgttgggggatggtgttttagggcctggagaacgatcacaattttaaagtgccacgacaaccggcagaccggtgaagttaatacccatcgatgttctcctaatgtagtaatttgtataacctttgaagctggatacgaagcagtgaccacgtgaagaatccatttttattttttgtgattttgccaaTGAATCGAAACCAGCAACAGAAGAAATCATGTTATCTTACTGGAGCTGCTTTGTTTCTCCGCAGTTGTTATTTGAGGCAAATAACAGGCATGCAGTTTTAATGTTCTCTAGAACagactggcaaagtgtaaactatgTAACGTCTGAAATTTCCATGAGTTCGTTCTTTCATTGGGCTTCGTTGTCTGCactggcgtgaagagaactgaatttcaaatttgatgacccgatattcaaaagctttgaatgaacagcggcaacaatcgcgacattctacaagatgcctcCACTTACCGTTGTAGCTGCTCCATAATCTTACCACAATATTGTTCTGACTGCTCCCAAACAAGAGCGCCCAACATACCTCTgtaaattctctctccccttgtgaattaagcgggcttctaatcaagcaccgtcccattcctcacagatttcctgggcagctgaatgctgatcttcgcaagctggccgttaacatggtgcccttccctcgcctccacttcttcttgactggctttgctccactcacgtcccgcggctgccaggagtaccgggctctgactgtgccggagctgacgcaacagatgttcgatgccaaaaacatgatggctgcttgcgacccccgccacggtcgttacctgacagttgctgcagtcttcagaggccgaatgagcatgcgggaagttgatgaccagatgctcaacatcCAGAACAAGGAATCGAGTTACTTCGTTGAATGGATCCCGAACAATgtaaagacagctgtctgtgacataccgcctcgaggtctgaagatgtctgctactttcattgcgaacagcacagccattcaagagcttttcaagcggatctccgagcagtttacaggtgaccatcgtgttgaaagtgcttcttaaaagcacatgctttcattgtagctacccattgctgtcgattttctggaacagcgcattttcggggacagttctaggagtgtgaccccgcctgcttgatatattattttttttttgcagctatgttccgccgcaaggcgtttctgcactggtacaccggagagggcatggacgagttggagttcaccgaggcagagtccaacttgaacgaactggtgtcagaataccaacagtaccaggaggcGACTGCTGAGGACGAGGGGGAATTCGAGTagacccaggcagaggcctagtttttgtgtgcagtgcttt comes from the Amblyomma americanum isolate KBUSLIRL-KWMA chromosome 1, ASM5285725v1, whole genome shotgun sequence genome and includes:
- the LOC144134181 gene encoding tubulin beta-4 chain-like isoform X1 gives rise to the protein MREIVHIQTGQCGNQIGAKFWEVISDEHGIDPSGAYYGDSDLQLERINVYYNEAPGDKYVPRAILVDLEPGTMEAVRSGRFGQLFRPDNFVFGQGGAGNNWAKGHYTEGAELVDSVLDVVRKEAESCDCMQGFQLTHSLGGGTGSGMGTLLISKIREEYPDRIMNTYSVVPSPKVSDTVVEPYNATLSVHQLVENTDETFCIDNEALYDICFRTLKLTTPTYGDLNHLVSATMSGVTTCLRFPGQLNADLRKLAVNMVPFPRLHFFLTGFAPLTSRGCQEYRALTVPELTQQMFDAKNMMAACDPRHGRYLTVAAVFRGRMSMREVDDQMLNIQNKESSYFVEWIPNNVKTAVCDIPPRGLKMSATFIANSTAIQELFKRISEQFTAMFRRKAFLHWYTGEGMDELEFTEAESNLNELVSEYQQYQEATAEDEGEFE
- the LOC144134181 gene encoding tubulin beta-4B chain-like isoform X2; this encodes MRKPDWSEDKYVPRAILVDLEPGTMEAVRSGRFGQLFRPDNFVFGQGGAGNNWAKGHYTEGAELVDSVLDVVRKEAESCDCMQGFQLTHSLGGGTGSGMGTLLISKIREEYPDRIMNTYSVVPSPKVSDTVVEPYNATLSVHQLVENTDETFCIDNEALYDICFRTLKLTTPTYGDLNHLVSATMSGVTTCLRFPGQLNADLRKLAVNMVPFPRLHFFLTGFAPLTSRGCQEYRALTVPELTQQMFDAKNMMAACDPRHGRYLTVAAVFRGRMSMREVDDQMLNIQNKESSYFVEWIPNNVKTAVCDIPPRGLKMSATFIANSTAIQELFKRISEQFTAMFRRKAFLHWYTGEGMDELEFTEAESNLNELVSEYQQYQEATAEDEGEFE